atgttattacatggccttaaagagctacatgactgctgaggtgacattatggaccccttaggatttgtggcgttccttgtgtatttgtttcccgtatatgttccacttcgtttctcctttgtacttgtgacactatttgaggttttaacgcctatctctattaggtgtgactggcaactgcagtgggttgaatcctactagttcagtgtttcccaactccaggcaggggtagagtagccatttttgttgtagcgctggagaggcacagctgattgaaagagttgaatcaggtgcaacaacaacaacaacaacaacaagaagaacaacaccaatcaatgtgaagagtgggacacagattagtagtggatcccccagttgtcacagttgggccttgtgttcaacatagctcagtatttgagtgtgtttcccgcgcatgtaagtagctttcatttcttcttcctccatagttccctagaacgaacgccctcccctttgcagcagaggccaggcaaaagcgcgcgctttctgtgccactggcttcaatcaggtccaccaaacgcagataataagagcaccaagccccaaaaattgcgtcattcattcacttgaactcagctagcgaacacacgatgtctggaagaggtaaaggcggcaagggactcggaaaaggaggcgccaagcgtcaccgtaaggttctccgcgataacatccagggaatcaccaagcccgccattcgccgtctggctcgccgtggcggcgtgaagcgtatctcccacgctcaaggtcctaaacgatatcttaaccgccatcgataagaaacattactgtgcagccgtattcattgatctggccaaggctttcgactctgtcaatcaccatatcctcatcggcagactcgacagccttggtttctcaaatgattgcctcgcctggttcaccaactacttctctgatagagttcagtgtgtcaaatcggagggtctgctgtccggacctctggaagtctctatgggggtgccacagggttcaattcttggaccgactctcttctctgtatacatcaatgaggtcgctcttgctgctggtgagtccctgatccacctctacgcagacgacaccattctgtatacttccggcccttctttggacactgtgttaacaaccctccaggcaagcttcaatgccatacaactctccttccgtggcctccaattgctcttaaatacaagtaaaactaaatgcatgctcttcaaccgatcgctacctgcacctacccgcctgtccaacatcactactctggacggctctgacttagaatacgtggacaactacaaatacttaggtgtctggttagactgtaaactctccttccagacccatatcaaacatctccaatccaaagttaaatctagaattggcttcctatttcgcaacaaagcatccttcactcatgctgccaaacatacccttgtaaaactgaccatcctaccaatcctcgactttggcgatgtcatttacaaaatagcctccaataccctactcaacaaattggatgcagtctatcacagtgcaatccgttttatcaccaaagccccatatactacccaccattgcgacctgtacgctctcgttggctggccctcgcttcatactcgtcgccaaacccactggctccatgtcatctacaagaccctgctaggtaaagtccccccttatctcagctcgctggtcaccatagcatctcccacctgtagcacacgctccagcaggtatatctctctagtcacccccaaaaccaattctttctttggccgcctctccttccagttctctgctgccaatgactggaacgaactacaaaaatctctgaaactggaaacacttatctccctcactagctttaagcaccaactgtcagagccgctcacagattactgcacctgtacatagcccacctataatttagcccaaacaactacctctttcccaactgtatttaattttaatttatttatttattttgctcctttgcaccccattattttttatttctactttgcacattcttccattgcaaaactaccattccagtattttacttgctatattgtatttactttgccatcatggccttttttgcctttacctcccttctcacctcatttgctcacattgtatatagacttgtttatactgcattattgactgtatgtttgtttttactccatgtgtaactctgtgtcgttttatctgtcgaactgctttgctttatcttggccaggtcgcaattgtaaatgagaacttgttctcaacttgcctacctggttaaataaaggtaaaataaataaataaataaatctccggcctgatctacgaggagacccgcggtgtcctgaaggtgttccttgagaacgtgatccgtgacgccgtcacctacaccgagcacgccaagaggaagaccgttacggccatggacgtggtctacgctctgaaacgccagggacgcaccctgtacggtttcggcggttaaacgcactcttttcggaacgtcaacatcccgacttgaacccaaaggctcttttaagagccacccacatccgcttcaaaagggccaaatccattgtaggaaaccatgagccactcttgagtggacagggagggagtgttaaatgacaggaggctatgttcagtacagtcgtattaaaccacgagccactctgagtggacggggagggagtgttcatgacaggaggctatgttcagtgcaggctttgcgtacagtcgtattacgagacacctgaaataaaggcaccacgcctgggaaatccccaccaagtccaaaaaggggtgccttatgtctggccattgcatggatctttttttgaaacacaccattccccaccagtgacagagcataggctatggaataaggggggggggggacaggtctttgttagggaagcaagcctctgagtggaaggctcttatgcgcgctcagctccactgggcaaatggcaggggcgcctatgagaaagcaggggtgtgtccacggccggcgaattagcttagcttcgtcttcataagacggaaagggctctccaccccctcattcgtttgtgagaagcaacgagacatcagcatcatgcccgagccagcaaagtccgcgcccaagaagggctccaagaaagccgtcaccaagaccgcagggaaaggcggcaagaaacgccaaaagtcgaggaaggagagctacgccatttacgtgtacaaagtcctgaagcaggtccaccccgataccggcatctcctccaaggccatgggaatcatgaactcgttcgtgaacgacatcttcgagcgtatcgccggagagtcgtctcgcctggcccactacaacaagcgttccaccatcacctccagggagatccagaccgcagtgcgcctgctgctccccggagagctggccaagcacgcagtgtccgagggcaccaaggccgtgaccaagtacaccagctccaaataaacagcgcatttggagtgctgtagtaacccaaaggctcttttaagagccacccaccctgtcagtgaaaaaagcaaatccctgtgtgtgtgtgtggaggacatgtgtccaattgtggggaggggggggataaaggatgctgacatgaacagggtaggaatgtgtgcatgccagtagaacacagtgagggggagtccaatgactggagcctgtatcactttaggccgtagcagggaccctctgcacacatgaagaacagtctccgagcaagtgacgtcaccgattgaaactagccgttccacctgtacaagaggggggggaggaggaggagaagaagagcctccaaatctctctctctctctctctcggcctatatcagggcgaacaagcacatggggcgccagcctccatagcgccggccgcacagccagacaccaagacccacagacacaaagaccggcacgagtcacgctgcggagtcaagcgaggaaggactgcgagagagaagggcacaaaagcctatctcggcctgttcacagacagacgagctgagtgagctcaactactttggccctcacctcatctgcttttgaaagagacacacagagagagagaccacctagcagaagaaaaaaacacacactgtgcacaaagagcaggctccaaatccaactaaaggactaataaaacatcacacacagtgtattatttcctgtgcctcctggacacatgacgaatacaaggtgaaactagtctcagccaggcctcacaagtgcatgtgttttaaggtccccaaaagagctctcctttaaaacaccaaggagcacatcaggggacgccaaaccatttgattcccttgccagacatctcggctcactccacaatcaatggtgctcgcaatcggatgcacttttaggccatttaggagacaaatagcacaggaaaagcagtgcgcaccgctccacccgacagtcgaacggtgaggttttgagcgagtcgcagcaaaatgcacggggcttctgcagcccacatgactttattctgaacggacacaagtctgctcgctgggccgttcgcttttgggccaaaaacacggctccgtcggtgacttttggcccgatattggcgaccagaaaacacaagtgaaagagcatttggccagcccggagaagccgagctgggtggcttgagtctacatggttctcatgtcgcgtttaaggccagccccctgcacggtgtagagcttcaatagcgcagagcagcgtctacagcaaagtactcctcctcacagactaccgtagtgttgtaagtgtgtgtgtttaccggaccgaacgacagacatggcagaagtcgcaccagcacccgccgccgccgcgccggccaaggcacccaagaagaaggcagcagccaagcccaagaaagcgggacccagcgtaggcgagctcatcgtcaaggcggtgtccgcctccaaggagaggagcggcgtgtccctggccgcgctcaagaagtctctggcggcaggcggctaccacgtggagaagaacaactcccgtgtcaagatcgccgtcaagagcctcgtcaccaagggcaccctggtccagaccaagggcaccggtgcctccggctccttcaagctcaacaagaaggccatcgaggcaaagaagcccgccaagaaagccgcagcccccaaagctaaaaaggtggccgccaagaagcccgccgccgccaagaagcccaagaaggtagcagccaagaaggccgtggccgcaaagaagtcccccaagaaggccaagaagcccgttacacccaaaaaggccgccaagagcccaaagaaggtgaagaagcccgccgcagcggccaagaaagcggccaagagccccaagaaggctaccaaggcagtgaagcccaaagccgccaagcccaaggcagccaaggccaagaaggcagcccccaagaagaagtaaacctattccaaacagtgttctttctactcgacacatgttgttaccacaaaaggctcttttaagagccacccacctctttccataaaagcgcatgtcattccatgtacgtcctacctacctacctacctacctaaatgtggtgcaaaagatatgaaatgaatgacttttacgcaccacatgttcgagtggctaaatggctttacatttgtcactcaagagtgcagcaccctcaccagtcaacattggtgtgatatgtgttagaattcgcatttcacattgatcctgataataagaggaatacatactatagtgtgttggacagcagccatttgtattatgagccactctcgaattgattgatacatgtttcagtgatttgagttgtcactttggcgctcccgccaatgagaaaaagtaacaaaagtcggagggaaacagagtagcctagcccttgtcactctgctgcctgcgggcgggcgggcttagggctgactgtctgtctctccctcactccaattggataagggcacaccggtccagtggccaatcgatgcctcttgtggcgaggtataagtaaggctctcgaggtggccagcgcctcattgagactttctgtgacatactgaagctaccaatatgagcggaagaggcaaaaccggaggcaaggccagggcgaaggcaaagacacgttcatcccgtgccgggctccagttccccgtgggccgtgtgcacaggctgctgcgcaaaggcaactacgccgagcgtgtgggcgctggcgcaccagtctacctggccgcagtgctcgagtacctgactgctgagatcctggagttggccggaaacgctgcccgtgacaacaagaagactcgtatcatcccccgtcacctgcagctggcagtccgtaacgacgaggagctgaacaaactgcttggcggcgtgaccatcgctcagggtggtgttctgcccaacatccaggcagtgctgctccccaagaagactgagaaggccgtcaaagccaagtaaaattgctggtgcggctgcaacttgactactcaacccccaaaggctcttttaagagccaaccacctagctcagcaaaagcgcaaagtgtcctttgtatgcctggccaactatttggcgcgtttgttagatacacacataaacacggcacagtatcaagtgcccacatgaggcctaaaatgaagaataacaagTACTAGGCTAGAATGAGAGAGCATTATTGCGCGTAAAGTGTAACGTTGCTTGCGGccctaacaaaagacccaagcgcgcctcggcgagggagggggttgcattttggggcggcacggagaggccgagcctcccgtccaatgggcggcggaggaggcctccgcaacgggccaatcagggcggtgcggagatggtgaccaatcagcagacgccgctgccggctttataaacttcacataggcatttggaggctatactccgactgtgaaagaaggaagctagctagcgccatggccagaaccaagcaaaccgctcgcaaatccaccggtggcaaagcacccaggaagcagctcgccaccaaggttgcgcgcaagagcgccccggccaccggcggcgtgaagaagcctcaccgttacaggcccggcaccgtggctcttagagagatccgtcgttaccagaagtccactgagctgctgatccgcaaactgcctttccagcgcctggtgcgagaaattgcccaggactttaagaccgacctgcgcttccagagttccgcagtgatggccctgcaggaagcaagcgaggcttacctggtcggcctgttcgaggacaccaacctgtgcgccatccacgccaagagggtgaccatcatgcccaaggacatccagctggcccgtcgtattcgcggagagcgcgcataaacgatgacctgatctccaaaatcccccaaaggctcttttaagagccacctccatatttcagtcaaaaaggcacaattgttccatttgtacacgcccctttcccacagtgttccctgctctcgagtccctacagaccgtggttcgattccaggctgtatcaccaccggccgtgattgtaaataagagtttgttcttaactgacttgagtcgtttcaataacgctctctatatgtgattagatgtatgcctagagtagaagaggggaaaaatacagtagcagtaatgagtgatagtaatgatatagggcaaaaagtggcgaaaatggtcactatgtagctaagaacaactgactttgaaaggttgagaggggttgagaggggaaaagttttaccgtggagcacggaggccatctagtggttaaacgcgggtactgtcagcgtgtgagcacgtcatagttgctccctattggtatttgatcttcaggccagtgtttcccaaactcggtcctggggtccccaagtggggcacgttgtgttttttcgaatccaattgctcttggaatgtaacatgctagagtatgtcttttcctttgtgaaaatggccattcaatcatttctgggccatgtgacattcctcgatggcccaaaaaatccatgttttgatctgatcattacaacgttagctgtgtgcaccccataattcatgcgactgactaagctattgaaagtcaaatgatatatctctgtccagcgcaagtgaaaggtggtcgaaaaaaagtggtaccaacgttttggttgaaggtacaggaaatgttgtaggccacccaattagacgtgatattattaagtcgcccttttgtgcttgtttgtgtgagtgcataggtaagttgtttcgatatggtggaataaatggagaaatgaaaggaatgtatttagtgggatgaattcagtgtgcgattgaatattccaatgccatacccattgttagtcctttagactagatccgagatcccttaagagaatgaagagaaaaggtatcaggacggcaggaatcaatagatgtaatcatcaagggcttgcaaaa
The window above is part of the Oncorhynchus kisutch isolate 150728-3 unplaced genomic scaffold, Okis_V2 scaffold928, whole genome shotgun sequence genome. Proteins encoded here:
- the LOC116363411 gene encoding histone H1-like, which gives rise to MAEVAPAPAAAAPAKAPKKKAAAKPKKAGPSVGELIVKAVSASKERSGVSLAALKKSLAAGGYHVEKNNSRVKIAVKSLVTKGTLVQTKGTGASGSFKLNKKAIEAKKPAKKAAAPKAKKVAAKKPAAAKKPKKVAAKKAVAAKKSPKKAKKPVTPKKAAKSPKKVKKPAAAAKKAAKSPKKATKAVKPKAAKPKAAKAKKAAPKKK